From Ficedula albicollis isolate OC2 chromosome 5, FicAlb1.5, whole genome shotgun sequence, one genomic window encodes:
- the TMEM86A gene encoding lysoplasmalogenase-like protein TMEM86A — protein MFAITHILYSSAFGMKPLDLKAGLLMGLVSSSCYAFLYSYLSGPFTYLVAVYIALIGFMGWRAVAGVQLCNDLWTWTKLSACVGAMLFMVSDLTIALNKFCFPVPYSRFIIMATYYAAQMLIALSAVETRDEEDFRKRS, from the coding sequence ATGTTCGCCATCACACACATCCTGTACTCTTCAGCCTTTGGCATGAAGCCTTTGGACCTCAAAGCCGGCTTGCTGATGGGCCTTGTCTCCAGCTCCTGCTATGCCTTCCTGTACTCCTACCTCTCGGGTCCCTTCACCTACCTGGTGGCCGTCTACATCGCCCTGATCGGCTTCATGGGCTGGCGGGCGGTGGCGGGCGTGCAGCTGTGCAACGACCTGTGGACGTGGACCAAGCTGTCGGCCTGCGTGGGCGCCATGCTCTTCATGGTGTCGGACCTCACCATCGCGCTCAACAAGTTCTGCTTCCCCGTGCCCTACTCGCGCTTCATCATCATGGCCACCTACTACGCCGCCCAGATGCTGATTGCGCTGTCGGCCGTGGAGACCAGGGATGAAGAGGACTTCAGGAAGAGGAGCTAG